A window of the Desulforapulum autotrophicum HRM2 genome harbors these coding sequences:
- a CDS encoding ABC transporter permease, with protein MKLKKTNLFWGGAVFLSLPLVFLVTFPLGKMLLMPEVSDLLSTIQERVVLEALGRSIFTALGATAVAIVFGTPLAYIMARKTFFGKKLVEGLIDLPIMIPHPVIGIAILSLFGRNSLWGRLLAGINIEIMGSLTGIVVVLVFVGAPFYINTVKAGFEAVPLRLEKASQSLGASMGATFFRVTFPMVWRNMVLGAVMCTARAISEFGAVIIVAYHPMTAPVLIYERFTAFGLKYSQCVAFWLIIISLVLFVMMRFFSRERRIQ; from the coding sequence TTGAAATTAAAAAAAACAAATCTTTTCTGGGGGGGGGCGGTCTTTCTGAGCCTTCCCCTGGTGTTTCTGGTCACCTTTCCCCTGGGCAAGATGCTTCTCATGCCAGAAGTGTCAGATCTTTTGTCAACAATACAGGAAAGGGTGGTGCTCGAGGCCCTGGGCCGTTCGATCTTTACGGCCCTGGGGGCAACTGCCGTTGCCATTGTCTTTGGTACCCCCCTGGCCTATATCATGGCAAGAAAGACGTTTTTTGGAAAAAAGCTTGTTGAGGGACTCATTGATCTTCCCATCATGATCCCCCATCCGGTCATCGGCATTGCAATCCTGAGCCTTTTTGGCAGAAACTCCCTATGGGGGCGGCTGCTTGCCGGCATCAACATTGAAATCATGGGGTCCCTCACCGGGATTGTGGTGGTCCTTGTTTTTGTGGGGGCTCCTTTTTACATCAACACGGTCAAAGCTGGGTTTGAAGCCGTTCCCCTGCGCCTTGAAAAGGCATCCCAGAGCCTTGGTGCAAGCATGGGTGCCACTTTTTTCAGGGTTACTTTTCCCATGGTGTGGCGAAATATGGTCCTTGGGGCAGTCATGTGCACGGCCCGGGCCATCAGCGAGTTCGGAGCCGTCATTATTGTGGCCTATCATCCCATGACGGCCCCGGTTCTGATTTATGAGCGTTTCACCGCCTTTGGCTTGAAATATTCCCAATGTGTGGCCTTCTGGCTGATTATTATCTCCCTGGTCCTTT
- the wtpA gene encoding tungstate ABC transporter substrate-binding protein WtpA, which yields MKSMNRFLKSLALVTVLLMSASLCFAAPKGKVIVFHAGSLTVPFDKIEKDFEALHPDIDILREAGGSTKMARMISEVGKKADIMASADYKVIDNTLVPDFADWNVRFASNQLVLCYTPTSRFSDTITSDNWYDILLKEDVVWGHSDPNLDPCGYRSLMVLKLAEKFYSIDGLYDKLIANRPLKNVRPKSVELVNLLKTGNMDYAWEYRSVAVQHGLKYITLDDHINLGNYKYDAFYRQATVEVTGKKPGTFTTKTGQSCTYGITMIKNSPNPEAAELFLSYLLSADGGLKTLESMGQPPFIPCRVPSQEMKEALPGTLVPLVEIKE from the coding sequence ATGAAATCCATGAACAGATTTTTGAAGTCCCTGGCCCTTGTCACCGTTCTGCTTATGTCCGCATCCCTTTGTTTTGCAGCACCCAAAGGCAAGGTGATCGTTTTTCATGCAGGCAGTCTCACCGTTCCCTTTGACAAGATTGAAAAGGATTTTGAAGCGCTTCACCCTGACATTGATATCCTCAGGGAAGCCGGGGGAAGCACCAAAATGGCGAGAATGATCTCTGAGGTTGGAAAAAAGGCCGACATCATGGCCTCTGCCGACTACAAGGTGATAGACAACACCCTTGTTCCCGATTTTGCAGACTGGAATGTCCGATTTGCATCCAACCAGCTCGTTCTCTGCTATACACCGACCAGTCGTTTCAGCGACACCATTACCAGTGATAACTGGTATGATATCCTTTTAAAAGAGGACGTTGTCTGGGGCCATTCCGATCCAAACCTGGACCCCTGCGGTTATCGAAGCCTCATGGTGTTAAAACTTGCTGAAAAATTCTACAGCATTGATGGGCTTTACGATAAGCTCATTGCCAACCGGCCCCTGAAGAACGTACGTCCCAAATCAGTGGAGCTTGTCAACCTTTTAAAGACAGGCAATATGGACTATGCCTGGGAGTATCGGTCAGTTGCTGTTCAGCATGGGCTTAAATACATCACCCTTGACGATCACATTAACCTTGGCAACTACAAGTATGACGCCTTTTACCGCCAGGCAACGGTTGAGGTCACCGGGAAAAAACCGGGCACTTTTACCACAAAGACCGGTCAGTCTTGCACCTACGGCATTACCATGATCAAGAACAGCCCCAATCCAGAGGCTGCAGAACTGTTCCTGTCCTATCTGCTGTCTGCCGATGGTGGCCTAAAGACCCTTGAATCCATGGGACAGCCTCCTTTCATTCCCTGCCGTGTGCCTTCACAAGAGATGAAGGAGGCACTGCCCGGAACCCTTGTTCCCCTTGTGGAAATCAAAGAGTAA
- a CDS encoding lysophospholipid acyltransferase family protein, protein MDAILKAVYQPYKWLFVFPLMSLSTFFHGVLCMVVVLFFGADAGNLVAVSWSRLACIVVPIRVKIMGRHNYSRDKSYVVVANHQSMVDIPVIHGWLGLRIKWVMKKELKKIPVFGPACQSLGCIYVDRADSGAALKSMDEAKNRLFFRGKITGGAAVLFFPEGTRSRDGRLLAFKKGAFRFAMDAGLPILPITIRNSRQILPSDSLNLSPGEVEIVVHPAVDLSCCTVEVLDETVSQVRCTIEHAL, encoded by the coding sequence GTGGATGCGATTTTAAAGGCCGTTTATCAACCCTACAAGTGGTTGTTTGTATTTCCCCTTATGTCGCTATCGACCTTTTTTCACGGGGTTCTCTGCATGGTTGTGGTGCTTTTTTTCGGGGCTGATGCAGGTAATCTGGTTGCCGTGTCATGGTCTCGGCTTGCCTGTATCGTGGTTCCCATCCGGGTTAAAATTATGGGCAGGCATAATTATAGCCGGGACAAAAGCTATGTGGTGGTGGCAAACCACCAGAGCATGGTCGACATCCCGGTGATCCATGGGTGGCTTGGCCTCAGGATCAAGTGGGTCATGAAAAAGGAGCTTAAAAAGATACCGGTGTTTGGACCGGCCTGCCAGAGTCTGGGCTGTATCTATGTTGACCGGGCCGACAGCGGGGCGGCACTTAAATCCATGGATGAGGCAAAAAACAGGCTCTTTTTCCGGGGAAAAATCACCGGCGGGGCTGCGGTTCTTTTTTTCCCGGAAGGGACAAGGAGCCGGGACGGAAGGCTCCTTGCCTTTAAAAAAGGGGCCTTTCGATTTGCCATGGATGCAGGTCTTCCCATTCTTCCCATTACCATCAGAAACTCCAGGCAGATTCTGCCGTCAGACTCCCTGAACCTGTCACCCGGGGAGGTGGAAATCGTTGTTCATCCAGCCGTGGACCTTTCGTGCTGCACAGTTGAAGTCCTTGATGAAACGGTCTCCCAGGTAAGATGTACCATTGAACATGCCCTGTAG
- a CDS encoding DUF4340 domain-containing protein has protein sequence MKKELLILGVVIVSLVAYLVFHSEQKSNYTLPDLSRVAVEEVSTLAVEKNGKTINLYRANGQWTVSDKHYPADTDTVKKLLDVVENLSVSALVSQSRDLRRYDLTPEQGIKVTAKKGDAVVRSFEIGKTAPTNRHTFVTLAGHEGVYHALGDFRRDYDRDVEGFRSKRVFGFDRESLVSLVVEKGDVKRTILAGQPDGKDKDQDQDQATWKAEDGNAVDAGKVDALVADLTHLDCASYMDGQTGTPDDGGTSLLKIQVTTGSGDGAKNVDLVLHGKTENGDYRAASSQTPYSFILNAYQGDDLVSWVDAVLGIKHEGKKTEDK, from the coding sequence ATGAAGAAAGAGTTACTCATCCTCGGGGTGGTCATTGTCAGCCTTGTGGCATACCTCGTGTTTCATTCTGAACAAAAGAGTAATTACACCCTTCCCGATCTTTCCCGGGTGGCTGTGGAAGAGGTCTCCACCCTTGCCGTTGAAAAGAATGGTAAAACCATCAACCTTTACAGGGCCAACGGGCAGTGGACGGTTTCGGACAAACACTATCCGGCTGACACTGACACCGTGAAAAAACTTCTGGATGTGGTTGAAAATCTCAGTGTGTCGGCCCTGGTCTCCCAGAGCCGGGATCTTAGGCGCTACGATCTCACTCCAGAACAAGGCATTAAGGTTACGGCCAAAAAAGGGGATGCTGTTGTGCGCAGCTTTGAAATAGGAAAGACGGCGCCCACCAACCGTCATACCTTTGTCACCCTTGCCGGCCATGAAGGGGTTTACCATGCCCTGGGTGATTTCAGACGTGATTATGACCGGGATGTGGAGGGCTTCAGGTCCAAAAGGGTATTCGGGTTTGACCGGGAATCCCTTGTCAGCCTTGTGGTTGAAAAGGGAGATGTCAAACGGACCATTCTTGCAGGGCAACCCGATGGCAAGGACAAAGATCAAGACCAGGATCAGGCCACCTGGAAGGCCGAGGATGGCAACGCCGTGGATGCCGGCAAGGTTGACGCCCTGGTGGCCGATCTGACGCATCTTGATTGCGCCTCCTACATGGATGGGCAGACGGGCACGCCGGATGACGGCGGGACATCCCTTCTCAAGATTCAGGTGACCACGGGTTCAGGAGATGGGGCCAAGAACGTTGATCTGGTGCTCCATGGAAAAACTGAAAATGGTGACTATCGGGCCGCCTCGTCCCAGACGCCCTATTCATTTATCCTTAATGCCTATCAGGGGGATGATCTTGTCTCCTGGGTAGATGCTGTGCTTGGCATTAAGCATGAGGGGAAAAAAACCGAGGACAAGTAA
- a CDS encoding Gldg family protein, with translation MKNQKQIYFKFMIYVIVIVLVNLVSTTLFFRADLTRDRVYSLSTASRTVVSTLSEPLTIKIFFSKNLPVPYNNTERYLHDLMEEYASHGGKFFNYTFNDVTPQEAGLTDEADRNRRLAEDYGISPVQIRIIENDEVKFQQAYMGLVIIHGDMIEKVPAITATDGLEYKLTTAIQKLNNKVSTLLSLKEKVRLRMYLSSSLFAVAPFMGLDSLSSLPEQITKVVQELNTKNLGVMDFKYVDPTKENNLDDIAKRYNLMTLKWPDLESKNVHAGTGGAGLIMEYGEKRAEIPLISSVNLPIIGTTYQMTDPTMLADLLSDTMEQMIGINQAIGYLGDHGTLPLSMPGMGMMGQQQQTTMNAFNNLVSQRYTIKEISLADEEIPEGLNTLIIARPTEEFTDFELFQIDQALMKGTNLAIFPEAFNETMPGQSAGFMGGGPVYVPIDTGLSRLLEHYGVKLSSSYVMDEACYKQMLPQNRGGGEQNIYFAPMIDGANIDNTPDYMNNIKGLVTMKISPLTVDAEKLKKSGIKATTLFSSSDKAWEMKNNINLNPMFISPPKDGEKRSFDLACMLEGDFSSYFAGQEIPQKTLPENEVAEGDLMDSGSDKAQANDADQGVKTSPDLSKIQASNTLVEGRKAGKIFVMACSSMLEDNMLDSEGRSTNATFVLNVIDHLNGQDDIAVMRSKNQTLNPLDPTLPVMRNVIKTVNIAGLPILVILFGFSVWMRRRSRKQRIKNLFSTDQKES, from the coding sequence ATGAAGAATCAGAAACAGATATATTTTAAATTCATGATCTATGTGATTGTGATTGTTCTTGTCAATCTGGTCAGCACCACCCTTTTCTTCAGGGCTGACCTGACCCGGGACAGGGTTTATTCTTTGTCCACGGCGAGTCGTACCGTGGTCTCCACCCTGTCTGAACCCCTGACCATCAAGATCTTTTTTTCAAAGAATCTGCCGGTGCCCTACAACAACACCGAGCGATACCTCCACGATCTCATGGAGGAATATGCAAGCCATGGGGGCAAGTTTTTCAATTACACATTTAATGATGTTACCCCCCAGGAGGCGGGCCTTACCGATGAGGCGGACCGCAACCGCAGGTTGGCCGAGGATTACGGTATCTCACCGGTTCAGATTCGAATCATAGAAAATGATGAGGTAAAGTTCCAGCAGGCTTACATGGGCCTTGTGATCATCCATGGGGACATGATCGAGAAGGTTCCTGCCATCACTGCCACGGATGGCCTTGAATACAAACTTACCACGGCCATCCAGAAACTCAACAACAAGGTGAGTACCCTTCTGAGCCTCAAGGAGAAGGTACGGTTGAGAATGTACTTAAGTTCGTCGCTGTTTGCCGTTGCGCCGTTCATGGGCCTTGACAGCCTTTCCTCCCTTCCTGAACAGATTACAAAAGTAGTTCAAGAACTCAACACCAAAAACCTTGGTGTCATGGATTTCAAGTACGTTGATCCCACCAAGGAAAACAACCTTGATGACATTGCCAAACGTTACAATCTCATGACCCTCAAATGGCCGGACCTTGAATCAAAAAATGTTCATGCCGGTACGGGTGGTGCAGGCCTTATCATGGAGTACGGGGAAAAACGGGCCGAGATTCCTTTGATTTCAAGTGTTAATCTGCCCATTATTGGTACCACCTATCAAATGACGGATCCGACCATGCTCGCGGATCTTCTTTCAGACACCATGGAGCAGATGATTGGAATCAACCAGGCCATTGGCTATCTTGGAGATCATGGTACGCTTCCTCTTTCCATGCCCGGCATGGGCATGATGGGGCAGCAGCAGCAGACGACCATGAATGCCTTTAACAATCTTGTTTCCCAACGGTATACCATCAAGGAGATCTCCCTTGCGGACGAGGAGATTCCAGAAGGGCTCAACACCCTGATTATTGCAAGGCCCACGGAGGAATTTACCGATTTTGAGCTGTTCCAAATCGATCAGGCCCTGATGAAGGGAACCAACCTTGCCATTTTTCCGGAGGCTTTTAACGAGACCATGCCCGGGCAATCTGCCGGGTTCATGGGGGGAGGACCCGTTTATGTGCCCATTGATACAGGGCTTTCAAGGCTTCTTGAGCACTATGGGGTCAAGCTGTCCTCCTCCTATGTCATGGACGAGGCGTGCTACAAGCAGATGCTGCCCCAAAATCGTGGAGGAGGAGAGCAGAATATCTATTTCGCGCCAATGATAGACGGGGCAAATATCGACAACACGCCCGACTATATGAACAATATCAAGGGGCTTGTGACCATGAAAATTTCTCCCCTGACCGTTGACGCTGAAAAATTGAAAAAATCCGGCATCAAGGCCACAACGCTTTTCTCTTCATCGGACAAGGCGTGGGAGATGAAGAACAATATCAACCTGAACCCCATGTTCATCTCCCCTCCCAAAGACGGGGAAAAACGCTCATTTGATCTTGCCTGTATGCTCGAAGGTGATTTTTCAAGCTATTTTGCCGGACAAGAGATTCCCCAGAAGACGTTGCCGGAAAATGAGGTGGCTGAAGGGGACCTGATGGACAGTGGTTCAGACAAGGCCCAGGCCAATGATGCTGACCAGGGTGTTAAAACGTCCCCGGATCTGTCTAAAATCCAGGCCTCAAACACCCTGGTGGAAGGCCGAAAGGCCGGCAAGATATTTGTCATGGCCTGTTCGTCCATGCTCGAGGACAACATGCTTGACAGCGAGGGGCGGAGCACAAATGCCACCTTTGTGCTCAACGTTATTGACCACCTTAACGGCCAGGATGACATTGCCGTCATGCGCAGCAAAAACCAGACCCTTAACCCCCTTGACCCGACATTGCCTGTCATGAGAAACGTTATCAAGACCGTCAATATTGCCGGCCTGCCCATCCTGGTCATTTTATTCGGGTTTAGCGTCTGGATGAGGCGCAGGTCAAGAAAACAACGGATTAAAAATCTTTTTTCAACAGATCAAAAGGAGTCATAA
- a CDS encoding ABC transporter permease subunit, producing MMKITQIAAREFKDYFISPIAYIVIALFLVLTGWFFFSTFFIFDRADLRGFFSLLPTIFAFVIPAITMRLFSEEMNVGSYETLLTMPVSFSDIALGKFLAALGFTAAMLAPTLAYPLFISFVGQVDPGPVIGGYIGALLLSGAYCSLGIFASCLTRNQIVAFILGAAMCFTLTVIDKMLFFVPNALAGVVGYLGADVHFQSIAKGVVDSRDLVYFLSVMVLGLWGTYLVMQEKN from the coding sequence ATGATGAAGATTACACAAATTGCAGCCAGGGAGTTCAAGGATTACTTTATCTCCCCCATCGCCTATATCGTGATAGCACTCTTTCTGGTGCTTACCGGCTGGTTCTTTTTTTCAACTTTTTTTATTTTTGACCGGGCCGACCTCCGGGGCTTTTTTTCCCTTCTCCCCACCATCTTTGCCTTTGTGATACCGGCCATCACCATGCGGCTTTTTTCTGAAGAGATGAATGTGGGCTCCTATGAAACCCTATTGACCATGCCGGTTTCCTTCAGTGACATTGCCCTTGGGAAGTTCCTGGCAGCCCTTGGTTTTACCGCTGCCATGCTTGCCCCGACCCTTGCATATCCGCTGTTCATCTCTTTTGTGGGCCAAGTTGATCCAGGACCCGTGATTGGTGGGTATATTGGAGCACTGCTTCTTTCCGGTGCCTATTGTTCCCTTGGCATCTTTGCCTCTTGCCTTACGCGGAATCAGATCGTGGCCTTTATCCTGGGGGCTGCCATGTGCTTTACCTTGACGGTGATTGACAAAATGCTCTTTTTTGTTCCCAATGCCCTTGCCGGGGTGGTGGGATATCTTGGGGCTGATGTGCATTTCCAGAGCATTGCCAAGGGTGTGGTTGATTCACGGGATCTGGTCTACTTTTTGAGCGTCATGGTCCTGGGGCTTTGGGGAACCTATCTTGTGATGCAGGAAAAGAATTAA